One genomic segment of Passer domesticus isolate bPasDom1 chromosome 21, bPasDom1.hap1, whole genome shotgun sequence includes these proteins:
- the MYO9B gene encoding unconventional myosin-IXb isoform X7, with product MSLKDADSAVCQAKAAYNLHIYPQLSTESAPCCKVTATKDSTSSDVIKDVINILNLDVSKHYVLVEVKESGGEEWVLDINDSPVHRVLLWPRRAQDEHPQKDGYYFLLQERNTDGTIKYVQMQLLSKETDARRLVERGFLPWHQEDFDDLCNLPNLTETTLLENLKCRFLKHRIYTYAGSILIAINPFKFLPIYNPKYVKMYENHQLGKLEPHIFAIADVAYHTMLKKHVNQCIVISGESGSGKTQSTNFLIHCLTALSQKGYASGVERTILGAGPVLEAFGNAKTAHNNNSSRFGKFIQVNYLENGIVRGAVVEKYLLEKSRLVSQEKDERNYHVFYYLLLGVNEEERKEFHLKQPEDYFYLNQHNLKIEDGEDLRHEFERLKQAMEMVGFLSATKKQIFSILSAILYLGNVTYKKKATGRDEGLDVGPPEVLDILSQLLKVKREILVEVLTKRKTVTANDKLILPYSLNEAITARDSMAKSLYSALFDWIVLRINHALLNKKDMEESVTCLSIGVLDIFGFEDFETNSFEQFCINYANEQLQYYFNQHIFKLEQEEYKSEGITWHNIDYTDNVACIHLISKKPTGLFYLLDEESNFPHATNQTLLAKFKQQHEENKFFVGTPVMEPAFIIRHFAGKVKYQIKDFREKNMDYMRPDIVALLRSSDSAFVRELIGMDPVAVFRWAVLRAAIRAMAVFAQAGRDRAQKTAGVVRQGPRVPLGELQRSNTPVEKVYRDMHEQIIASIKGLPWQGDDPCELLRSLSQLQHRSHLLKSRGVKQKQIIPKNLLDSKSLKLIMSMTLHDRTTKSLLHLHKKKKPPSISAQFQTSLNKLLETLGRAEPFFIRCIRSNAEKKEMLFDESLVLQQLRYTGMLETVRIRRSGYSAKYTFQEFIDQFQVLLPKNAKASKEDICAYLNKLKLNENYYQIGKTKVFMKEAERQILQDTLHKEVIRKIILLQSWLRMVLERRRFLRMRQAAVVLQACWRSRCVRMALQRNNAAIEIQAAWRRHRQRKRFLQLRRRLCLLQALVRGHLQRKRYQKMVLERQKAEKEQREMQEDEDKEQDTSKTYDIHEDMSKDEQSEPAADELPVKHESEPDQAVQDEDQAQNEQAENLSSSERATLPQKQPGEGSERVTNSREKRESRRQRGLEHNDLQNKHVLLSFEGPSALCHEEQTVSEEPLETAPEPEKSPAQEDNVLQGSSEGEKSASEEKALSDTPPSSEIKESGSVPEQPPGSDAEDTAADRTKAQRNQNNQIKGSQSFTCPERPTDLALNVHNTLSATGSFQGPADCWADRNRRQRAAKELDSPTAAIQRYVDDPEKLKYKREKWKGKRQSDAGQNDVLSQSLDGRIRVDKSPQDHLEKKGSSASLSDLSTLAQTVAMNQQSPDPIEEEKGNKKFPVQKKPSDHFPTLDTAVPVQPASQQGDAKSAFKSPLRRLLGKKPDKKIAKESSDVIEEGDGLSLVSCVLFTDTGGTQKVSEGSSGQPGRPQAGKESSKAKKNRTIKISKISSVSQNWRASMVREIANANELKHLDEFLLNKINDLRSQKSGVECLFFEATEKFRGNIKTMYSAPNGQIHVGYKDLVENYQLLVTNLAKKREEKEVKLVLNLFLSLLDEFIRGYTKKEESEQPKQTKAQKKKRKQDRAIEEHNGHVFTNYQVSIRQSCEHCSSYIWPMEKACLCSVCKLTCHKKCMSKIQSSCTSCGKKGEQDAEPRHFGVCVSALTSERNSVPVVMEKLLEYVEMHGLYTEGIYRKSGSANRMKELKQLLQEDPNSVKLENYPIHTITGILKQWLRELPDPLMTSAQYNDFLRAVELPEKQEQLCAIYSVLEQLPQANHNTLERLIFHLVKVALIEDVNRMSPNALAIVFAPCLLRCPDTSDPLTSMKDVSKTTMCVEMLIKEQIRKYKIKMEEINQLEAAESFAFRRLSLLRQNTLWPIKLGFSSPYEGKLSKSSQVKGNDSGTSELDSVHEEEDVSEANNREKEILIDRIQSIKEEKEDITYRLPELDQRGSDEENVDSETSASTESLLEDKPGRVDTEAIIGLHCCAQSSSVPAKDICKVPSLPQTSSDSYSASLASRRRYSLTLSKIKVPRRTPVMPTANIKLPPGMFKCTESQEEAFAKEERQRVQRREQPARRTDSIHSVYIAQGSALAHAQELGDEYEPTAKLKRRFSDPYSHIPCVEK from the exons ATGAGTTTAAAAGATGCTGACAGTGCAGTTTGCCAGGCAAAGGCAGCCTATAATCTTCATATTTACCCCCAACTCTCAACAGAAAGTGCTCCCTGCTGCAAAGTGACAGCAACTAAGGACAGTACGTCATCAGATGTCATCAAGGATGTGATTAACATCTTAAACTTGGATGTCTCCAAACATTACGTGCTTGTGGAGGTGAAAGAATCAGGTGGAGAAGAATGGGTACTTGACATAAACGATTCTCCTGTGCACAGGGTTTTGCTGTGGCCTCGGCGCGCTCAGGACGAGCACCCGCAGAAGGATGGGTACTacttcctgctgcaggaaaggaaCACTGATGGCACCATCAAGTATGTGCAgatgcagctgctctccaaggAGACGGATGCCCGGCGCTTGGTGGAGAGGGGTTTTCTGCCCTGGCACCAGGAGGACTTTGATGACCTTTGCAACCTGCCCAACCTGACGGAGACAACGCTCCTGGAGAATCTCAAGTGCCGCTTCCTGAAGCACAGAATCTACACTTACGCAGGAAGCATCCTGATTGCAATTAACCCCTTCAAGTTCCTGCCCATTTATAACCCCAAGTACGTCAAGATGTATGAGAACCATCAGCTTGGGAAGTTGGAGCCTCATATTTTTGCCATTGCTGATGTGGCCTATCACACAATGCTTAAAAAACATGTTAATCAGTGCATCGTTATATCAGGTGAAAGTGGGTCTGGGAAAACCCAAAGCACAAACTTCTTAATTCACTGCCTCACGGCACTGAGCCAGAAAGGGTACGCCAGTGGTGTGGAGAGAACCATTCTGGGAGCTGGACCAGTTCTGGAG GCATTTGGAAATGCAAAAACAGCACATAACAATAATTCCAGTCGTTTTGGGAAGTTCATTCAAGTCAACTATTTAGAGAATGGTATTGTCCGGGG GGCTGTGGTTGAAAAATACCTGCTTGAAAAATCTCGTCTGGTTTCTCAAGAAAAAGATGAAAG GAACTACCATGTCTTTTATTATTTGCTACTTGGAGTCAATGAGGAAGAGCGTAAAGAATTTCACCTCAAGCAACCTGAAGATTATTTCTACCTCAACCAG CATAACTTGAAAATTGAAGATGGGGAAGATCTCCGACATGAATTCGAGAGATTAAAACAAGCTATGGAGATGGTTGGCTTCCTTTCAGCAACAAAGAAACA GATCTTTTCAATACTTTCAGCTATTCTGTATTTGGGCAATGTCACATACAAGAAGAAAGCCACAGGTCGGGATGAAGGGTTGGACGTGGGACCTCCTGAAGTGTTGGACATTCTTTCCCAGCTGTTGAAA GTTAAACGGGAAATCCTGGTAGAAGTtctaacaaaaagaaaaactgtgaCTGCTAATGATAAGCTTATTTTGCCATATAGTCTCAATGAG GCAATAACAGCTCGTGATTCCATGGCCAAGTCCTTGTACAGTGCTCTGTTTGATTGGATTGTTCTGAGAATCAATCATGCACTCCTCAacaagaaggacatggaggaaTCTGTTACA TGTCTGTCCATTGGTGTACTTGATATTTTTGGATTTGAAGATTTTGAAACCAACAGTTTTGAGCAGTTCTGTATAAATTATGCAAATGAGCAACTTCAGTATTATTTCAATCAGCACATTTTCAAATTGGAGCAG GAGGAATATAAGAGTGAAGGGATCACTTGGCACAATATTGACTATACTGATAATGTGGCCTGCATTCACTTAATCAGCAAGAAGCCCACTGGCCTCTTCTATCTTCTGGATGAAGAAAGCAA TTTTCCACACGCCACCAACCAAACTCTACTGGCAAAATTCAAACAGCAGCATGAGGAGAACAAGTTTTTTGTTGGAACCCCAGTGATGGAGCCTGCTTTTATCATTCGCCACTTTGCTGGCAAAGTGAAATACCAGATCAAA gatttcaggGAGAAGAACATGGATTACATGAGACCCGACATCGTGGCTCTGCTGCGCAGCAGCGACAGCGCCTTCGTGCGGGAGCTGATCGGGATGGACCCGGTGGCCGTGTTCCGCTGGGCCGTGCTGCGCGCCGCCATCCGCGCCATGGCCGTGTTCGCGCAGGCCGGCCGCGACAGGGCCCAGAAAACGGcag GAGTGGTACGTCAAGGACCCAGAGTTCCCCTTGGAGAGCTCCAGAGATCGAATACGCCGGTAGAAAAAGTTTATCG AGACATGCATGAACAAATCATCGCCAGTATTAAAGGACTGCCCTGGCAGGGTGATGATCCCTGTGAGCTGCTTCGGTCCCTCAGTCAGCTTCAACACCGCTCCCACCTCCT GAAAAGTAGAGGTGTGAAGCAGAAGCAGATCATTCCCAAG AACTTGCTGGATTCCAAATCTCTGAAGCTCATCATGAGCATGACTCTGCACGATCGGACTACAAAGTCCCTTTTGCACTTGCACAAGAAGAAGAAACCCCCCAGCATAAGTGCCCAGTTCCAG ACTTCACTTAACAAGTTGCTGGAGACactgggcagagctgagccatTCTTCATCCGCTGCATCCGCTCCAATGCAGAGAAG AAGGAGATGCTCTTTGATGAGAGCTTGGTGCTGCAGCAGTTACGGTACACGGGCATGCTGGAAACCGTGCGGATCAGGAGGTCTGGCTACAGTGCCAAATACACATTCCAG GAATTCATTGACCAGTTTCAGGTGTTACTGCCCAAAAATGCCAAAGCCTCCAAGGAAGACATTTGTGCTTATTTGAATAAACTAAAACTGAATGAAAACTACTATCAAATAGGGAAGACCAAG GTTTTTATGAAAGAAGCTGAACGGCAGATACTACAGGATACACTACACAAAGAAGTGATCAGGAAAATCATCCTCCTTCAGAGCTGGCTCAGGATGGTTTTGGAAAGGAGACGTTTCCTCAGGATGCGGCAGGCAGCCGTTGTTTTACAG GCGTGCTGGCGCTCCCGCTGTGTCAGGATGGCTCTGCAGAGGAACAACGCTGCCATCGAGATCCAGGCGGCCTGGAGGCGGCACCGGCAGCGGAAAcgcttcctgcagctcaggaggAGACTTTgtctcctgcaggccctggtcaggggacacctgcagagGAAAAG ATACCAGAAAATGGTTCTAGAAAGgcagaaagctgaaaaagaGCAGAGAGAAATGCAGGAAGATGAAGACAAAGAGCAAGATACGAGCAAGACATACGACATACATGAAGATATGAGCAAGGATGAGCAAAGTGAGCCAGCAGCAGATGAGCTACCTGTGAAACACGAGTCAGAGCCAGATCAAGCTGTTCAGGACGAAGATCAAGCTCAAAATGAGCAAGCTGAAAACCTGAGCTCATCTGAGAGAGCCACGTTACCCCAGAAGCAGCCGGGGGAGGGCTCAGAGAGAGTGACCAACAGCCGGGAGAAGCGGGAATCCCGTCGGCAGAGGGGGCTGGAACACAATGACTTACAGAACAAGCATGTGCTCCTGTCCTTTGAAGGACCATCTGCATTGTGCCACGAGGAGCAAACTGTTTCTGAAGAGCCCCTGGAAACTGCTCCAGAGCCAGAGAAATCCCCAGCACAAGAAGATAATGTCCTTCAGGGAAGCAGTGAGGGAGAGAAAAGTGCAAGTGAAGAAAAAGCTCTTTCAGACACTCCACCATCAAGTGAGATAAAGGAAAGTGGTTCTGTTCCTGAGCAGCCACCTGGATCAGATGCAGAGGACACGGCAGCTGATAGAACGAAAGCACAACGGAATCAAAATAACCAAATAAAAGGCAGCCAAAGCTTTACCTGCCCTGAAAGGCCAACAGATCTTGCACTGAATGTTCATAACACACTGTCTGCTACTGGCAGCTTTCAGGGCCCTGCTGACTGCTGGGCAGATAGAAACAGGCGGCAGAGGGCAGCCAAAGAGCTGGACAGCCCCACTGCTGCAATCCAGAGATACGTGGATGACCCAGAGAAGCTCAAGTACAagagagagaagtggaaaggaaAGAGGCAGTCTGATGCTGGCCAGAATGACGTGCTGAGTCAGTCCCTGGATGGAAGGATACGTGTGGATAAGTCTCCTCAGGATCATTTAGA GAAGAAGGGGAGTTCAGCTTCATTAAGTGACCTCTCAACACTGGCCCAGACTGTTGCCATGAACCAG CAGTCACCAGATCCaattgaagaagaaaaaggcaacaAGAAGTTCCCTGTGCAGAAGAAGCCCAGTGACCACTTCCCTACCTTGGACACAGCCGTTCCTGTGCAGCCAGCGAGTCAGCAAGGGGATGCCAA GTCTGCTTTCAAAAGCCCTTTGCGTAGACTTTTGGGGAAAAAGCCAGACAAGAAAATTGCAAAGGAGAGTTCTGATGTGATTGAGGAAGGAGACGGCCTCTCCCTGGTGTCTTGTGTCCTCTTTACAGACACGGGAGGAACCCAGAAAGTTTCAGAAG GTTCTTCAGGGCAGCCAGGCCGCccccaggctgggaaggagagcagCAAAGCCAAGAAGAACAGAACCATAAAGATCAGCAAGATCTCGAGCGTGTCCCAGAACTGGCGCGCGTCCATGGTCCGGGAGATTGCAAACGCCAATGAGCTGAAACACCTGGATGAGTTCCTCCTAAACAAG atcAATGACTTACGCTCCCAGAAGTCTGGTGTTGAATGTTTGTTTTTTGAAGCCACAGAGAAGTTCAGAGGAAACATCAAGACCATGTACTCTGCTCCT aaTGGACAAATCCATGTTGGCTATAAAGATCTGGTGGAAAATTACCAGCTCCTAGTTACAAACCTGGccaaaaaaagggaagagaaagaagtcAAGCTGGTTTTGAATCTCTTTCTATCCCTTCTGGATGAATTCATCAGAGGATATACAAAGAAAGAGGAATCTGAGCAGCCCAAG CAAACCAAAGCCCAGAAGAAGAAACGGAAACAAGATCGTGCA ATTGAAGAGCACAATGGCCACGTGTTCACAAACTACCAAGTGAGCATCCGGCAGTCGTGTGAGCACTGCTCCTCCTACATCTGGCCCATGGAGAAGGCCTGTCTGTGCAGTG TTTGCAAGCTGACTTGTCACAAGAAGTGCATGTCCAAAATCCAGAGCAGCTGTACCTCCTGTGGGAAAAAG GGCGAGCAGGACGCGGAGCCGCGGCACTTCGGGGTGTGCGTGAGCGCCCTGACCAGCGAGAGGAACTCGGTGCCCGTGGTcatggagaagctgctggagtACGTGGAGATGCACGGGCTCTACACAGAAGGCATCTACAGGAAATCAGGATCAGCAAATCGGATGAAGGAGCTGAAGCAGTTGCTGCAAGAAG aCCCAAACTCAGTGAAACTGGAGAATTACCCTATTCACACCATCACGGGGATCCTCAAGCAGTGGCTGAGGGAATTGCCAGACCCACTGATGACCTCAGCACAGTACAATGATTTTCTCAGAGCTGTAG AACTACCAGAGAAACAGGAGCAACTCTGTGCCATTTACAgtgtcctggagcagctgccacaaGCAAATCATAATACCTTGGAACGACTCATCTTCCATCTTGTCAA AGTGGCTTTGATAGAGGATGTGAACCGCATGTCCCCCAACGCCTTGGCCATCGTGTTTGCTCCGTGCCTCTTGCGCTGTCCTGAtacctctgaccccctgaccagCATGAAGGATGTCTCAAAAACAACCAT GTGTGTAGAAATGCTCATAAAGGAGCAGATAAGGAAGTACAAGataaaaatggaagaaatcaatcagctggaagcagcagagaGCTTCGCTTTCCGACGGCTCTCGTTGCTTCGGCAGAACACG CTCTGGCCTATAAAACTTGGGTTCTCTTCCCCTTACGAGGGGAAGCTG AGTAAAAGCTCTCAGGTCAAAGGAAATGACAGTGGCACCTCAGAGCTGGACTCTGTGCACGAAGAGGAGGACGTTTCTGAAGCCAACAACCGGGAGAAGGAGATTCTCATTGATCGCATACAGtcaataaaagaagaaaa GGAGGACATCACTTACCGCTTACCTGAGCTCGACCAGCGAGGCTCTGACGAGGAAAACGTGGACTCGGAGACCTCTGCGAGCACAGAGAGCCTGCTGGAGGACAAACCAGGCCGGGTGGATACCGAAG CAATTATTGGATTACactgctgtgctcagagctccagcGTGCCTGCCAAAGACATTTGCAAAGTGCCTTCTCTCCCGCAAACCTCTTCAGATTCTTACTCTGCATCCCTGGCTTCAAGGCGCAGATACTCCTTAACACTGTCCAAGATTAAAGTGCCCCGTCGAACTCCAGTGATGCCAACAGCAAACATAAAACTTCCTCCCGGGATGTTCAAATGTACAGAATCCCAGGAGGAGGCTTTCGCTAAGGAAGAGCGTCAGAGGGTGCAGCGGAGGGAGCAGCCAGCGAGGCGCACAGACAGCATCCACTCGGTGTACATTGCACAAGGGTCTGCACTGGCCCACGCTCAGGAACTCGGGGATGAATACGAACCCACAGCAAAACTCAAACGCAGGTTCTCGGACCCTTACTCTCACATTCCCTGTGTGGAGAAGTGA